From Bacteroidota bacterium, one genomic window encodes:
- the folP gene encoding dihydropteroate synthase — MEIQNKFAGEDTHFQVHNSLNCSGSLFDLSTPKIMGILNVTPDSFHDGGRYLTEKESITRASEMLKEGADILDIGGQSTRPGAARISSADEWGRVGNAVKAIVKEFPSAILSIDTFYADVADKALSEGVSIVNDISAGSFDEKIMGVAARHNAPYILMHMQGNPATMQLEPAYTNVVNEVMDFFVTKIAQLKSAGVRDIVLDPGFGFGKTTEHNYSLLSNLSLFRMTGYPVMAGLSRKSMITKVLKVPNEAALNGTTVLNTIALLQGASILRVHDIKEAAETRALITEYKRVQKS; from the coding sequence ATGGAAATACAAAATAAATTCGCTGGCGAAGATACACACTTTCAGGTTCACAACAGTTTGAACTGCTCTGGAAGCCTCTTCGATTTATCAACACCAAAGATCATGGGGATCCTCAATGTCACCCCTGATTCTTTTCATGATGGAGGGCGCTATCTTACTGAAAAAGAATCGATCACAAGGGCCTCAGAAATGCTCAAAGAAGGTGCTGACATCCTTGATATTGGCGGACAATCAACCCGTCCAGGGGCTGCAAGAATCAGCTCAGCCGATGAATGGGGACGTGTTGGCAATGCTGTAAAAGCGATTGTAAAAGAATTTCCCTCCGCTATCCTTTCAATTGATACTTTCTATGCTGATGTTGCTGACAAAGCGCTCTCTGAAGGCGTTTCCATTGTCAATGATATTTCAGCCGGATCTTTTGACGAAAAAATAATGGGAGTTGCGGCACGCCACAATGCTCCTTATATCCTGATGCACATGCAGGGCAATCCGGCAACAATGCAATTGGAACCGGCTTATACCAATGTAGTGAATGAAGTAATGGATTTTTTTGTAACAAAAATTGCTCAGCTGAAATCAGCCGGTGTTCGTGACATTGTTTTGGATCCGGGTTTTGGATTTGGGAAAACAACAGAGCACAATTATTCTCTCCTGTCGAATCTTTCCCTTTTTCGTATGACAGGCTATCCTGTCATGGCCGGACTATCCAGGAAATCAATGATCACGAAGGTTCTTAAAGTTCCTAATGAGGCCGCGCTGAACGGGACTACTGTACTCAATACAATTGCATTGTTACAGGGCGCATCCATCCTGCGGGTTCATGATATAAAAGAAGCTGCTGAAACAAGAGCATTAATTACTGAATACAAGCGTGTGCAAAAGTCCTGA
- a CDS encoding TIGR00159 family protein yields the protein MDLFHIGFLSVRLIDLIDIAIVTFLLYKLYNLLRGGVAINIFIGLLTVYALYWICVKILNMDLLGTILGQFISLGFIALIIVFQQEVRRFLIVLGTNNILSKNTFTRQILPWNWQMTKNPPLDISAILKACRQMSKDKTGAIIVLAKSSELKYYSNTGDIMDAEISQRLIESIFFKNSPMHDGAIIIVNNKIKAARCVLPVTENVELPAHLGMRHRAAVGITEQSDAIAITVSEETGEISIAKEGQIQVNISLDELEKSLREDFGD from the coding sequence ATGGATTTATTTCACATAGGATTTTTGTCTGTCAGATTAATCGATCTGATTGATATCGCTATTGTGACTTTTTTGTTGTACAAACTTTACAACCTCCTTCGGGGTGGTGTGGCAATAAATATTTTTATCGGTTTACTGACTGTGTATGCTCTGTATTGGATCTGTGTGAAAATCCTTAATATGGATTTATTGGGTACTATTCTGGGTCAGTTTATCAGTCTTGGATTCATTGCCCTGATCATTGTGTTTCAGCAGGAAGTCAGACGATTTTTAATTGTTTTGGGAACCAATAATATTTTATCCAAAAACACCTTTACACGGCAAATTCTTCCCTGGAACTGGCAGATGACCAAGAATCCTCCGCTGGATATCTCCGCTATTCTGAAGGCATGCAGACAAATGTCGAAGGACAAAACAGGTGCTATTATTGTACTTGCAAAGTCATCAGAGTTGAAATATTACTCCAACACAGGGGACATCATGGATGCTGAAATATCCCAGCGGCTGATAGAAAGTATTTTTTTTAAAAATTCGCCGATGCACGATGGTGCAATTATTATTGTAAATAATAAAATCAAAGCTGCCCGCTGTGTTTTACCTGTCACTGAAAACGTAGAATTACCTGCACATCTGGGAATGCGCCACAGAGCAGCTGTTGGAATTACAGAACAAAGTGACGCGATCGCTATTACAGTCTCTGAGGAGACCGGAGAAATTTCTATCGCTAAAGAAGGACAGATCCAGGTGAATATTTCTCTTGATGAGCTTGAAAAATCGCTTCGAGAAGATTTCGGAGATTAA
- a CDS encoding tetratricopeptide repeat protein produces MKYKFICIIIAACCTMIFFDSCKSGKQDLVDKIKSGEEKLFSDSTLQLNDSVARTVLTNYLDFTKKFPDDTIAPELLFKAADLSNGLQQPQKAIELYGEFISKYPKNPKVAAAVFMQAFLYETVLDEKEKAKAKYEEFIRSYPEHPLVSSAKASFDQINSGMSDEQLIKMFEQKQDSANKGM; encoded by the coding sequence ATGAAATACAAATTCATTTGTATCATTATAGCAGCATGCTGTACAATGATATTTTTCGATTCCTGCAAATCAGGAAAGCAGGACCTGGTTGATAAAATCAAATCAGGCGAAGAGAAACTATTTTCTGATTCCACTTTACAGTTGAATGATTCAGTAGCAAGAACTGTCCTGACAAATTATCTTGATTTTACAAAAAAGTTTCCGGACGATACCATCGCTCCTGAACTGCTTTTTAAAGCGGCTGATCTGAGTAATGGATTGCAACAACCACAAAAAGCAATTGAATTGTACGGTGAATTTATCAGCAAATATCCTAAGAACCCGAAAGTAGCAGCTGCAGTTTTTATGCAGGCATTCCTGTATGAAACAGTGTTAGATGAAAAAGAAAAAGCAAAAGCAAAATACGAAGAGTTTATTAGATCCTATCCTGAGCATCCCCTCGTAAGTTCTGCAAAAGCTTCATTTGATCAGATCAATTCGGGTATGTCGGATGAACAACTCATTAAAATGTTTGAGCAAAAACAGGATAGTGCAAACAAAGGGATGTGA
- a CDS encoding peptide deformylase: protein MIFPIIAYGDPILKTRAKEITKDYPGLKELIANMYETMYDSRGVGLAAPQIGLSIRLFITDGAPFEEEEVEDFKEVFINPVIHEEEGHLWKFNEGCLSIPHIREDVQRKPIVHIEYYNADWKLKKTTFSGLSARIIQHEYDHLEGVLFTDRISPLRRRLLKNKLNDITRGDVEVDYKMKFPLRK, encoded by the coding sequence ATGATTTTCCCAATTATTGCATATGGCGACCCGATTCTGAAAACCAGAGCCAAGGAAATCACCAAAGATTATCCCGGCCTCAAAGAATTGATCGCAAACATGTATGAAACGATGTATGACAGTCGGGGAGTAGGGCTCGCCGCTCCGCAAATCGGGCTTTCCATCCGGCTCTTTATAACCGACGGAGCTCCCTTTGAAGAGGAAGAAGTAGAGGATTTTAAAGAAGTTTTTATAAATCCTGTCATACACGAGGAAGAAGGTCATTTATGGAAATTTAACGAAGGCTGTTTGAGCATTCCGCACATCAGGGAAGATGTCCAGCGCAAACCGATAGTGCACATTGAATACTATAATGCCGACTGGAAATTGAAAAAAACAACTTTTTCAGGCCTTTCAGCAAGGATTATTCAACATGAATACGACCATTTGGAAGGAGTATTGTTCACCGACAGAATCTCACCTCTTAGAAGGAGACTGCTGAAAAATAAACTAAATGACATCACAAGGGGAGATGTCGAAGTAGATTACAAAATGAAATTTCCCCTGAGAAAATAA
- the ruvX gene encoding Holliday junction resolvase RuvX, whose product MARILAIDYGTKRVGLAVTDPGQIIATALDTVHSKDIITYLKAYLSREQVESFVVGEPRQMNNSASEITPQVEQFIRMLKKEFPDIPVYRMDERFTSKMASQALLMSGLKKKDRQDKGLVDRTSAVIILQSYMESRNH is encoded by the coding sequence ATGGCAAGGATTTTAGCGATTGATTATGGTACTAAAAGAGTTGGACTGGCGGTTACAGATCCCGGTCAGATCATAGCGACTGCTCTGGATACTGTACATTCTAAAGACATAATCACCTATTTGAAAGCTTATCTTTCCCGGGAACAGGTGGAAAGTTTTGTTGTTGGAGAACCGCGGCAAATGAACAATTCAGCATCTGAAATTACTCCTCAGGTCGAACAGTTTATCCGTATGTTGAAAAAAGAATTTCCTGATATTCCTGTGTATCGTATGGATGAAAGATTCACATCCAAAATGGCCAGTCAGGCGCTTCTTATGAGCGGTTTGAAGAAAAAAGACCGACAGGATAAAGGTTTGGTGGATCGCACCAGCGCGGTTATTATCCTCCAATCCTACATGGAATCAAGAAACCACTAA
- a CDS encoding 2,3,4,5-tetrahydropyridine-2,6-dicarboxylate N-succinyltransferase, protein MREIIENAWQNRELLKDQSTQQAIRDVIEQLDKGTIRVAQKEGESWKVNDWVKKAVILYFPIQGMETLHAGPMEFHDKMKLKSGYSQLGVRVVPHGIARYGSFLAKGVILMPSYVNIGAYVDENTMVDTWATVGSCAQIGKHVHLSGGVGIGGVLEPVQAAPVIIEDNCFIGSRCIVVEGVRVEKEAVLGANVVLTMSTKIIDVSGASPIEHKGFVPSRSVVIPGSYTKKFPAGEFQVPCALIIGKRKESTDTKTSLNDALREYNVAV, encoded by the coding sequence ATGCGAGAAATCATTGAAAATGCCTGGCAAAACAGGGAACTCCTTAAGGATCAGAGTACCCAACAAGCTATTCGGGATGTTATTGAGCAGCTTGACAAGGGTACAATTCGGGTTGCTCAGAAAGAAGGTGAATCCTGGAAAGTGAATGATTGGGTAAAAAAGGCAGTAATCCTCTATTTCCCGATTCAGGGTATGGAAACTCTTCATGCCGGGCCGATGGAGTTTCACGATAAAATGAAGCTTAAATCAGGTTATTCCCAGCTTGGAGTGCGTGTTGTTCCTCATGGTATTGCCCGTTATGGCTCCTTTTTGGCCAAAGGAGTAATTCTTATGCCTTCCTATGTGAATATTGGGGCTTATGTGGATGAAAATACAATGGTAGACACCTGGGCAACAGTAGGTTCTTGTGCCCAGATAGGAAAACATGTTCATTTATCCGGAGGTGTTGGTATTGGAGGTGTTCTGGAACCGGTTCAGGCAGCTCCTGTCATTATTGAAGACAACTGTTTCATCGGGTCAAGATGTATTGTGGTTGAAGGCGTCAGGGTTGAAAAGGAAGCTGTACTTGGTGCTAATGTGGTGCTTACCATGTCCACTAAAATTATTGATGTCAGCGGTGCATCTCCCATAGAACATAAGGGATTTGTTCCCTCCAGATCGGTAGTTATTCCCGGTTCTTATACCAAAAAATTTCCTGCGGGAGAATTTCAGGTTCCCTGTGCTTTAATCATCGGGAAAAGAAAAGAAAGTACCGATACCAAAACCTCATTGAATGATGCATTGAGAGAATACAATGTAGCCGTTTAA
- a CDS encoding glycosyltransferase family 9 protein, translating to MRKFLVIQTAFTGDVILATALVEKIHSIFPESEIDVLVRKGNESLLNNNNCINKILVWNKKENKFRNLIGMMRLIRKEKYSDVINLQRFASSGLLTIGSGAAITSGFDKNPLSFFFTHKAPHKIGNGKHEIERNQELIRYFNSTAAVKPKLYPSPEDYGSVKKYQGTDYICIAPGSVWFTKTFPKSKWIEFIQSFHSKFPDKNIFLLGSPAEVELCNEIIAGSGIQGINNLAGQLSFLQSAALIRGASMNYVNDSAPLHMASAMNAPVTAIYCSTIPAFGFGPLSDNSTVVETRVNLSCRPCGLHGFKKCPQGHFQCATTIEIEQLR from the coding sequence ATGCGAAAATTTTTGGTCATACAAACCGCTTTTACCGGTGATGTTATTTTAGCGACAGCACTGGTCGAAAAAATTCATTCGATTTTTCCTGAATCTGAAATTGATGTATTGGTAAGAAAGGGAAATGAATCCCTGCTAAACAACAATAATTGTATCAATAAAATTCTTGTTTGGAACAAGAAGGAAAATAAGTTCAGGAATCTGATCGGGATGATGAGATTGATTCGAAAAGAAAAATATTCCGATGTTATCAATCTGCAACGCTTCGCCAGTTCCGGTTTGCTCACTATAGGCAGCGGAGCAGCAATTACCAGTGGTTTCGACAAAAATCCCTTATCGTTTTTCTTCACTCACAAGGCTCCGCATAAAATCGGAAACGGAAAACATGAAATTGAAAGGAATCAGGAACTGATCCGGTATTTCAACTCTACAGCAGCCGTTAAACCAAAGTTATATCCTTCTCCTGAAGATTACGGAAGCGTAAAAAAATATCAGGGAACAGATTACATCTGTATTGCTCCCGGCTCGGTTTGGTTTACAAAAACATTTCCAAAGTCAAAATGGATAGAATTTATTCAATCCTTCCATTCAAAATTTCCTGATAAAAATATCTTCCTGCTGGGATCTCCTGCCGAAGTTGAATTGTGCAACGAAATTATTGCCGGTTCCGGGATACAAGGCATCAATAATCTCGCGGGTCAATTGAGCTTTCTTCAATCCGCTGCATTGATCCGGGGAGCAAGCATGAACTATGTGAATGACTCTGCCCCGCTGCATATGGCCAGCGCGATGAATGCTCCTGTTACAGCAATTTACTGTTCTACCATTCCTGCATTTGGCTTTGGTCCTTTATCGGATAATTCAACAGTAGTCGAAACTAGAGTTAATTTATCGTGCAGACCCTGTGGATTGCATGGTTTTAAAAAATGTCCGCAAGGCCATTTTCAATGCGCCACAACCATCGAAATTGAACAACTGAGATAA
- a CDS encoding threonylcarbamoyl-AMP synthase encodes MSDIHTEVKNALAILKQGGIILYPTDTIWGIGCDATNAEAVEKIYKLKKRSESKSMILLVDNENRLDRYIERVPEQAWSLIEYAENPLTIVYEKAKNLPDNLIAEDGSIAFRVTRDEFCKMLTERLRKPIVSTSANFSGEAYPTTFDEINESILNGVDYVVDWKRQEKNRNKPSSIIRLRNNGQFEFLRK; translated from the coding sequence ATGTCTGATATACACACAGAGGTTAAAAACGCTTTGGCCATTCTGAAACAAGGAGGCATTATACTTTATCCAACAGATACCATCTGGGGAATCGGGTGTGATGCCACCAATGCTGAAGCGGTTGAAAAAATTTACAAATTGAAAAAACGTTCCGAATCCAAATCCATGATTCTATTGGTTGACAACGAAAATCGACTTGACAGGTACATTGAAAGGGTTCCGGAGCAAGCCTGGTCTCTCATAGAATATGCGGAGAATCCCCTGACAATCGTTTATGAAAAGGCAAAAAACCTTCCGGACAACCTGATTGCAGAGGATGGAAGCATTGCGTTTCGGGTAACACGGGATGAATTCTGTAAAATGCTCACTGAGCGCCTCAGAAAGCCGATCGTTTCAACTTCGGCTAATTTCAGCGGGGAAGCATACCCGACAACATTTGACGAAATCAACGAAAGTATTCTCAACGGTGTTGACTATGTAGTTGACTGGAAAAGACAGGAAAAGAACCGGAACAAACCATCTTCCATCATTCGTCTGAGAAATAACGGGCAATTCGAATTCCTCAGGAAGTAA
- a CDS encoding HD domain-containing protein, producing the protein MKKHLQHPIFSILAEEASQLGVEAFVVGGYVRDIFLKRESKDIDIVVLGSGIDLAKSVAKRLGDHVHVNYFKNFGTAMIRFEDLELEFVGARKESYRLDSRKPIVETGSLEDDQKRRDFTINAMAIHLTESNFGELVDPFNGVQDLHDHIIRTPLDPDLTFSDDPLRMMRAIRFASQLNFTINPRELRAIKRNQERIKIVSSERITEELNKIILSAKPSKGFDLLFKTGLLEIIFPQFCLLHGVEYVNGKGHKDNFYHTLEVLDNVAKVSDDLWLRWAAILHDIAKPATKRFEPEHGWTFHGHEDKGARMVKHIFRQFKLPLNEKMKFVEKMVQLHLRPIVLAQEHVTDSAIRRLLFDAGDDIDSLMQLCKADVTTKNEYKIRKYKDNFQVVQDKLKEVEEKDRIRNWQPPVMGEHIMETFNLKPGKEVGIIKNAIREAILEGEIRNDYEEAYTFMLKKGQELGLKCINNLLISSNNKK; encoded by the coding sequence ATGAAAAAACACCTCCAACACCCCATTTTTTCCATCCTTGCGGAAGAAGCATCTCAACTTGGAGTTGAGGCTTTTGTTGTTGGCGGCTATGTAAGAGATATTTTTTTAAAAAGAGAATCCAAGGATATTGATATTGTCGTTTTAGGCAGCGGTATTGATCTTGCCAAGTCAGTGGCAAAGAGACTCGGCGATCATGTTCATGTAAATTATTTCAAAAACTTTGGTACAGCCATGATTCGTTTCGAAGATCTGGAACTGGAGTTTGTCGGTGCCCGAAAAGAATCTTACAGGCTCGATTCACGCAAGCCGATTGTTGAAACCGGATCGCTCGAAGATGATCAGAAGCGACGTGATTTCACGATCAATGCAATGGCTATTCACCTGACGGAATCTAATTTTGGTGAATTGGTGGATCCATTTAATGGTGTACAGGATTTACATGATCATATCATCCGTACACCACTTGATCCTGACCTTACATTTTCGGATGATCCCCTGCGCATGATGCGCGCGATTCGTTTTGCCAGTCAGCTCAACTTCACCATTAATCCACGCGAACTGAGGGCGATCAAACGGAATCAGGAACGTATTAAAATCGTTTCTTCAGAGAGAATCACAGAGGAATTGAATAAAATTATTCTATCCGCCAAACCGTCCAAAGGATTTGATCTTCTCTTCAAGACAGGTCTCCTGGAAATCATCTTCCCGCAATTTTGTCTCCTTCATGGCGTTGAATACGTGAATGGGAAAGGTCACAAGGATAATTTTTACCACACATTAGAAGTACTCGATAATGTAGCAAAGGTTTCCGATGATCTTTGGCTTCGTTGGGCAGCTATATTACATGACATTGCTAAACCGGCAACCAAACGTTTTGAGCCGGAACACGGATGGACTTTCCATGGTCATGAAGACAAAGGCGCCAGAATGGTTAAACATATCTTTCGTCAATTCAAATTGCCGCTGAATGAAAAAATGAAATTTGTTGAGAAGATGGTACAATTACATCTTCGTCCTATCGTTCTTGCTCAGGAACACGTTACCGACTCAGCCATCCGTCGTTTGCTTTTCGACGCCGGTGACGACATTGATTCCCTGATGCAATTGTGTAAAGCTGATGTTACTACCAAGAACGAATACAAAATCAGAAAATACAAAGACAACTTTCAGGTGGTTCAGGATAAGTTGAAGGAGGTGGAAGAAAAGGACAGGATCAGGAACTGGCAACCGCCGGTGATGGGAGAACACATCATGGAAACATTTAATCTGAAGCCGGGAAAAGAAGTTGGGATAATAAAAAACGCCATTCGTGAAGCCATTCTGGAAGGAGAAATCAGGAATGATTACGAAGAAGCATATACATTCATGCTTAAAAAAGGCCAGGAACTGGGCCTGAAATGCATAAACAATTTACTAATTTCTTCAAATAATAAAAAGTAA
- the miaA gene encoding tRNA (adenosine(37)-N6)-dimethylallyltransferase MiaA gives MKTLIVILGPTASGKTALSIKIARFLGTEIVNADSRQFYKTMDIGTAKPGPYELNAVKHHFINTLSPEDDYTVGKFENEALITLESIFQKHDQALLVGGSGLYIRAVCEGLDELPESDPEIRSRLNQKFQEQGIAALQKELQALDPEYYMEVDRMNPHRLIRAIEVCLLSGEKYSVLRKSAPKNRSFQLLKIGLLPEREVMYERINLRVEQMINDGLVEEVRKLQAYKNCNALHTVGYQELFPYLENQTTLEQAVDEIKKNSRRYAKRQVTWFKKDTSIHWFQPEMEDEIFELIKPFQQKS, from the coding sequence ATGAAAACACTCATTGTCATACTCGGTCCTACAGCTTCCGGAAAAACAGCGCTTTCAATAAAAATAGCCAGGTTCCTCGGGACAGAAATAGTCAATGCTGATTCAAGACAGTTCTACAAAACAATGGATATCGGTACGGCTAAACCCGGTCCTTATGAACTGAATGCAGTGAAACACCATTTTATCAATACACTTTCACCGGAAGATGATTATACCGTTGGTAAATTTGAAAATGAAGCTCTGATCACACTTGAGTCGATTTTTCAAAAACATGATCAGGCTCTGCTTGTAGGTGGAAGTGGATTGTATATCCGTGCTGTATGCGAAGGTTTGGATGAATTACCGGAAAGCGATCCTGAAATCCGTTCGCGCCTGAATCAAAAATTCCAGGAACAAGGAATTGCTGCATTGCAAAAAGAACTGCAGGCACTTGATCCTGAATATTACATGGAAGTTGATCGCATGAACCCGCACAGACTGATCCGGGCTATCGAAGTATGTTTACTTAGCGGCGAAAAATATTCTGTACTGAGAAAATCAGCTCCTAAAAACAGATCCTTTCAACTACTTAAAATTGGTTTGCTTCCTGAGAGAGAGGTTATGTATGAGCGAATCAATTTGCGCGTTGAACAAATGATCAATGATGGACTTGTTGAAGAAGTGAGAAAATTGCAGGCTTATAAGAACTGCAACGCATTGCATACAGTCGGTTATCAGGAATTATTCCCCTATCTGGAAAATCAAACTACACTGGAACAGGCAGTTGATGAGATAAAAAAGAACTCCCGGCGTTATGCCAAACGACAGGTCACCTGGTTCAAAAAAGATACATCCATTCACTGGTTCCAGCCGGAAATGGAAGATGAGATTTTTGAATTGATAAAACCATTTCAACAAAAAAGTTAA